A single Cannabis sativa cultivar Pink pepper isolate KNU-18-1 chromosome 7, ASM2916894v1, whole genome shotgun sequence DNA region contains:
- the LOC115697805 gene encoding uncharacterized protein LOC115697805: MESLISQFTLLSDHALNDKNFDPSTIEDLMKLFEVEAYRSWAALELESHHKTEEAEIALEEADEQLESAMEAAMNEFRIFEQEMERMAEEELNSLEAKAEGARKMGTLMEKAGV, encoded by the coding sequence ATGGAGTCTCTCATCTCTCAATTCACCCTTCTCTCAGATCATGCTCTTAACGACAAGAACTTCGACCCATCCACCATCGAAGACCTAATGAAGCTCTTCGAGGTCGAAGCTTACAGATCCTGGGCCGCCTTGGAGCTCGAAAGCCACCACAAAACGGAGGAAGCCGAGATCGCCTTGGAAGAAGCAGATGAACAGCTCGAATCGGCCATGGAAGCCGCCATGAACGAGTTCAGAATATTCGAGCAAGAAATGGAGAGAATGGCGGAGGAGGAGCTTAACAGCTTGGAAGCCAAAGCCGAAGGAGCCAGAAAGATGGGTACGTTGATGGAGAAGGCTGGGGTTTGA
- the LOC115697955 gene encoding cytochrome c has protein sequence MASFDEAPPGNSKTGEKIFRTKCAQCHTVDKGAGHKQGPNLNGLFGRQSGTTAGYSYSAANKNMAVTWEEKTLYDYLLNPKKYIPGTKMVFPGLKKPQDRADLIAYLKESTA, from the exons atggcgtCTTTCGACGAAGCTCCTCCCGGAAATTCGAAGACGGGGGAGAAAATTTTCAGGACCAAGTGCGCTCAATGCCACACTGTTGATAAAGGGGCCGGTCACAAGCAAG GACCCAATTTGAATGGGTTGTTTGGAAGGCAGTCTGGAACAACTGCTGGATATTCTTACTCAGCTGCTAACAAGAACATGGCTGTGACTTGGGAGGAAAAGACTTTGTATGATTACTTGCTAAATCCCAAGAAG TACATTCCTGGAACTAAGATGGTGTTCCCTGGACTGAAGAAACCACAGGATCGTGCTGACCTTATTGCATATTTGAAGGAATCTACTGCTTGA
- the LOC115698034 gene encoding cytochrome c produces MASFDEAPPGNSKTGEKIFRTKCAQCHTVDKGAGHKQGPNLNGLFGRQSGTTAGYSYSAANKNMAVTWEEKTLYDYLLNPKKYIPGTKMVFPGLKKPQDRADLIAYLKESTA; encoded by the exons ATGGCATCCTTCGACGAAGCTCCTCCCGGAAATTCGAAGACAGGGGAGAAAATTTTCAGGACCAAGTGCGCTCAATGCCACACTGTTGATAAAGGGGCCGGTCACAAGCAAG GACCCAATTTGAATGGGTTGTTTGGAAGGCAGTCTGGAACAACTGCTGGATATTCTTACTCAGCTGCTAACAAGAACATGGCTGTGACTTGGGAGGAAAAGACTTTGTATGATTACTTGCTAAATCCCAAGAAG TACATTCCTGGAACTAAGATGGTCTTCCCTGGACTGAAGAAACCACAGGATCGTGCCGACCTTATTGCATATTTGAAGGAATCTACTGCTTGA
- the LOC115698321 gene encoding uncharacterized protein LOC115698321, translating to MINTIMTRSMSFSALIFLLMLLGQGPTQIQARKPHIINFRSPNLYPEGITWDPSAQHFILGSARDRTLVSVSDAGVVETLIHDPDLPENVTILGLTIDTVNNRLLAAIHAVEPLPQFDALAAYDLRTRRRVFLSLLPNDEGDLKRPTANAVAVDFKGNAYVTNSIGNYIWKVNDQGEASIFSKSPIFSAYPVDRESPFSFCGLNGIVYSSKGYLLVVQSNTGKMFKVNEDSGKGNLVILNEDMPLADGMTIRKDGVVLVNSPKKVWMLKSQDSWGEGVVYDETTLDEDRFPTSLTVGNDGRVYVVYGHVLEAFMGNWGRGSFGIEEVMSEKENREDSVWIFVLLGLGLAYFMFWRFQMGQLITNVDKKTN from the coding sequence ATGATTAATACCATCATGACTCGATCAATGTCATTCTCCGCTCTCATTTTCCTCCTAATGTTATTGGGCCAAGGCCCAACCCAAATCCAAGCCCGAAAGCCCCACATAATCAATTTCCGATCCCCAAATCTCTACCCAGAAGGAATCACGTGGGACCCATCCGCCCAACACTTCATCCTCGGCTCCGCACGTGACCGAACCCTAGTTTCCGTCTCCGACGCTGGCGTCGTCGAAACCCTAATTCACGATCCCGATTTACCGGAAAACGTCACCATACTTGGCCTCACCATCGACACCGTCAACAATCGCCTTCTAGCGGCCATCCACGCCGTCGAACCGCTTCCTCAATTCGACGCTCTAGCCGCCTACGACCTTCGCACGCGCCGCCGAGTTTTCCTCTCTCTTCTTCCCAACGACGAAGGTGATCTAAAACGCCCGACTGCGAACGCCGTCGCGGTTGATTTCAAAGGCAACGCTTACGTCACAAACTCAATCGGTAACTATATATGGAAAGTTAACGACCAAGGAGAAGCTTCAATTTTCTCAAAATCGCCGATCTTCAGTGCTTATCCCGTCGATCGAGAATCTCCGTTCAGTTTCTGCGGCTTAAACGGCATCGTTTACTCAAGCAAAGGTTACCTTTTGGTGGTTCAGAGCAATACTGGGAAAATGTTCAAAGTCAATGAGGATAGCGGTAAGGGTAATTTGGTAATTTTAAATGAAGATATGCCTTTGGCTGATGGAATGACTATTCGAAAAGACGGTGTCGTTTTGGTGAACTCGCCTAAAAAGGTTTGGATGTTGAAAAGCCAAGACAGTTGGGGTGAAGGAGTGGTATATGACGAAACTACCCTTGATGAAGATAGGTTTCCCACTTCTTTGACTGTTGGGAATGATGGGAGGGTATATGTGGTATATGGACATGTGTTGGAGGCTTTTATGGGAAATTGGGGTAGGGGTAGTTTCGGAATAGAGGAAGTGATGTCAGAGAAGGAGAATAGAGAAGATAGTGTTTGGATATTTGTGTTACTTGGGTTGGGTTTGGCTTATTTCATGTTTTGGAGATTTCAAATGGGTCAACTCATCACCAATGTTGATAAGAAGACTAATTGA
- the LOC115696839 gene encoding uncharacterized protein LOC115696839 — protein sequence MIHHRSPPRRWRRRRRRRRTITDHPLPEPLIQTILKLLPPKDAIRASLTSKLWRSAWIASPLFEFDEQTLPFKQADFYDYVERTLALWLNHCDDHTLKMEKLSLCSDLGKDGIFFPRLIEFVSIATNRNVKIIQLQNRSKVYSGMISSNDSLWSLFSACKSLDVLSMNCFELSLGNSLPVISSVKKLHLSCVGIDESSLKNLLSSLPLLEELEVVFCFRFTELLISCPKLKILVANMFGNTAKYISIDAMNLQSFTYIRSLNSRGSVRFLKNCKFLKSMIIENTTFHTADEFEECLSQIPFLEYLNLECCHMVEEKEGVQISHSNLKSLVVRRCFSLHKAEFNTPNLRFFEYSGAVITLFKIRYCSGKLNAKIELYTGYLDGTEWFWFVKLRNFVEIFCDCEVLSMALHIEGFPEELRNNDMLPDPFFELRHLNISSSRYLISQYANFFDPLVKIFPCVETLKMKTRDCAISIEFDEDRDFTYNWKSLTSASNNDGHIKESVEAIVNSLSYSEEQNSANEYSEMDVEME from the exons atgattCATCACCGTTCTCCTCCTCGCCGTTGGCGCCGCCGCCGCCGTCGTCGTCGTACGATCACGGATCATCCCCTTCCGGAACCACTCATTCAAACCATATTGAAACTTCTTCCTCCCAAAGACGCAATTCGAGCTTCTCTAACCTCGAAGCTATGGCGATCGGCTTGGATTGCATCTCCACTCTTCGAATTTGACGAACAAACCCTACCTTTCAAACAAGCAGATTTCTACGACTATGTGGAACGCACATTGGCACTCTGGCTCAACCACTGCGACGATCATACACTTAAGATGGAAAAGCTTTCTCTCTGTTCTGACCTCGGTAAAGATGGTATATTCTTTCCTCGCCTTATTGAATTTGTTTCCATAGCCACAAACCGTAACGTAAAAATCATACAACTTCAAAATCGCTCTAAAGTATATTCTGGTATGATCTCGTCTAATGATTCTTTATGGTCGTTGTTTTCTGCCTGCAAATCGCTCGATGTTTTGTCAATGAATTGTTTTGAATTATCATTAGGGAATTCATTACCAGTAATCTCTTCTGTAAAGAAGCTTCATTTGAGTTGTGTAGGTATAGATGAAAGTAGCTTAAAGAATCTGTTATCTAGTCTTCCTTTGTTAGAAGAATTAGAAGTTGTGTTTTGCTTTCGTTTCACTGAGTTACTTATTTCGTGCCCTAAACTCAAAATATTGGTGGCAAATATGTTTGGTAATACAGCCAAATATATCTCCATTGATGCTATGAATCTCCAATCTTTCACTTACATTAGGAGTTTGAATTCCCGTGGAAGTGTTagatttttgaaaaattgtaaatttttgaagaGTATGATCATTGAGAATACCACATTTCATACCGCTGATGAATTTGAGGAATGTCTTTCTCAAATTCCCTTTCTTGAGTATTTGAATCTTGAGTGTTGTCACATGGTTGAGGAGAAGGAGGGTGTTCAGATTTCTCATTCCAATCTCAAAAGTTTGGTGGTGAGAAGATGTTTTAGTCTTCACAAAGCTGAATTCAACACACCCAACCTTCGATTCTTCGAATATTCTGGCGCCGTTATTACCTTGTTTAAAATTAGATATTGTTCTGGGAAACTCAATGCAAAAATTGAGTTGTACACAGGTTATCTTGATGGAACAGAGTGGTTTTGGTTTGTTAAGCTGAGAAACTTTGTTGAAATCTTTTGTGACTGTGAAGTATTGTCTATGGCTCTTCATATAGag GGATTTCCTGAAGAACTGAGAAATAATGATATGCTTCCTGACCCCTTTTTTGAGCTGAGGCATTTGAATATCTCGAGTTCACGGTACCTAATTTCACAATATGCCAATTTCTTTGATCCCTTGGTTAAGATTTTCCCTTGTGTGGAAACCCTTAAAATGAAGACACGTGATTGTGCTATCTCCATTGAG TTTGATGAAGATAGAGATTTTACTTACAACTGGAAATCCCTTACATCGGCTTCAAATAATGATGGCCATATCAAAGAATCCGTGGAAGCAATTGTGAAT TCCCTTAGCTATTCAGAGGAGCAAAACTCTGCAAATGAATACTCTGAGATGGAT GTAGAAATGGAGTGA
- the LOC115696235 gene encoding F-box/FBD/LRR-repeat protein At5g53840 isoform X3, whose amino-acid sequence MNQSSPSSYLPEPVIQSILKLLSPKYAIRASLTSKLWRSAWITSPVFEFEEKSLPFKQADFYDYARRCLAVWSDHCDDRVNMEKLSVYSDVGTDGTFFPRFVELVSIATNRNVKIIELHNCSEDYHSHTILSTDSLWSLISDCKSLDVLSLKSFQLSLAITLPVFSSVKKLELSVVGIDNSSLRYLLSCLPLLEEFVVGFCFDFTELRVSSPKLKSMELSICDDDIPQNVFIDSVNLQSFTYTKAFNAQGLLRFSNCKLLKTLQIERTKISTGNAFDEYLSQIPFLENLKLKSCQINEGVTVQISHSNLKSLVVSGCFRLCKVECNTPNLRYFKYSGGILKLFKFKYCSGLLNAKLELYTGSFDGTEWFWFIRLRNFLEIFRDCEVLSMAVHLEGFPEELRNYDMLPDPFYELKHLKITNSMFPISQQANFFNAFVELFPCVETFSLKAFDCELTIKYDEDRDFNLSWIPFIRASTSDEYDKNFEEMKECIDTIVNLLSWTEENYSEEENCADEYSEMDI is encoded by the exons ATGAATCAATCTTCGCCGAGCTCGTACCTTCCGGAGCCAGTCATTCAAAGCATACTGAAACTTCTTTCTCCAAAATACGCAATTCGAGCTTCTCTGACCTCCAAGCTATGGCGATCGGCTTGGATTACATCTCCGGTCTTTGAATTTGAAGAGAAATCGTTACCTTTTAAACAAGCAGATTTCTACGACTATGCACGACGCTGTTTGGCAGTTTGGTCCGACCACTGCGATGACAGAGTCAATATGGAAAAGCTTTCCGTCTACTCCGACGTAGGCACCGACGGTACATTCTTTCCTCGATTTGTTGAATTGGTATCCATTGCAACGAATCGTAATGTTAAAATTATAGAACTCCATAACTGCTCTGAAGATTATCATAGTCATACGATCTTGTCTACTGATTCTTTATGGTCGTTAATTTCTGATTGTAAATCGCTCGACGTTTTGTCTTTGAAATCGTTTCAATTATCGCTTGCGATTACATTACCAGTATTCTCTTCTGTGAAGAAGCTTGAGTTGAGTGTTGTTGGCATAGATAACAGTAGCCTTAGGTATCTGTTATCTTGTCTCCCATTGTTAGAAGAATTTGTAGTTGGGTTTTGCTTTGATTTCACAGAGCTACGTGTTTCATCTCCCAAACTCAAATCAATGGAACTGTCTATTTGTGATGATGATATACCCCAAAATGTCTTTATTGATTCTGTAAATCTTCAATCGTTCACTTACACCAAGGCCTTTAATGCTCAAGGACTTCTTAGATTTTCGAATTGTAAATTGTTAAAAACTTTGCAGATTGAGCGTACCAAAATCAGTACAGGGAATGCATTTGATGAGTACCTTTCTCAAATTCCCTTTCTTGAGAATTTAAAACTAAAGAGTTGTCAGATTAATGAGGGTGTTACTGTTCAAATCTCTCATTCCAATCTCAAGAGTTTGGTGGTGAGTGGATGCTTTCGGTTGTGTAAGGTTGAATGCAACACCCCCAACCTTCGATACTTCAAATATTCTGGTGGCATTCTTAAActctttaaatttaaatactGTTCCGGGTTACTCAATGCGAAGCTCGAGTTGTATACAGGTTCTTTTGATGGCACCGAATGGTTTTGGTTCATTAGGCTGAGAAACTTTCTAGAAATTTTCCGTGACTGTGAAGTATTGTCTATGGCTGTTCACTTAGAG GGATTTCCAGAAGAACTGAGAAATTATGATATGCTTCCTGATCCGTTTTATGAGTTGAAGCATTTGAAAATCACGAATAGCATGTTCCCAATTTCACAACAGGCCAATTTCTTCAATGCCTTTGTAGAGCTTTTCCCTTGTGTAGAAACCTTTTCTTTGAAGGCATTTGATTGTGAGCTCACCATTAAG TATGACGAAGATAGAGATTTTAATTTGAGCTGGATACCCTTTATTCGCGCCTCAACAAGCGATGAATATGATAAGAATTTTGAAGAAATGAAGGAGTGCATTGATACAATTGTGAAT TTGCTTAGCTGGACAGAGGAAAATTATTCAGAGGAGGAAAACTGTGCAGATGAATACTCTGAGATGGAT ATTTGA
- the LOC115696235 gene encoding F-box/FBD/LRR-repeat protein At5g53840 isoform X2 codes for MNQSSPSSYLPEPVIQSILKLLSPKYAIRASLTSKLWRSAWITSPVFEFEEKSLPFKQADFYDYARRCLAVWSDHCDDRVNMEKLSVYSDVGTDGTFFPRFVELVSIATNRNVKIIELHNCSEDYHSHTILSTDSLWSLISDCKSLDVLSLKSFQLSLAITLPVFSSVKKLELSVVGIDNSSLRYLLSCLPLLEEFVVGFCFDFTELRVSSPKLKSMELSICDDDIPQNVFIDSVNLQSFTYTKAFNAQGLLRFSNCKLLKTLQIERTKISTGNAFDEYLSQIPFLENLKLKSCQINEGVTVQISHSNLKSLVVSGCFRLCKVECNTPNLRYFKYSGGILKLFKFKYCSGLLNAKLELYTGSFDGTEWFWFIRLRNFLEIFRDCEVLSMAVHLEGFPEELRNYDMLPDPFYELKHLKITNSMFPISQQANFFNAFVELFPCVETFSLKAFDCELTIKYDEDRDFNLSWIPFIRASTSDEYDKNFEEMKECIDTIVNLLSWTEENYSEEENCADEYSEMDVEI; via the exons ATGAATCAATCTTCGCCGAGCTCGTACCTTCCGGAGCCAGTCATTCAAAGCATACTGAAACTTCTTTCTCCAAAATACGCAATTCGAGCTTCTCTGACCTCCAAGCTATGGCGATCGGCTTGGATTACATCTCCGGTCTTTGAATTTGAAGAGAAATCGTTACCTTTTAAACAAGCAGATTTCTACGACTATGCACGACGCTGTTTGGCAGTTTGGTCCGACCACTGCGATGACAGAGTCAATATGGAAAAGCTTTCCGTCTACTCCGACGTAGGCACCGACGGTACATTCTTTCCTCGATTTGTTGAATTGGTATCCATTGCAACGAATCGTAATGTTAAAATTATAGAACTCCATAACTGCTCTGAAGATTATCATAGTCATACGATCTTGTCTACTGATTCTTTATGGTCGTTAATTTCTGATTGTAAATCGCTCGACGTTTTGTCTTTGAAATCGTTTCAATTATCGCTTGCGATTACATTACCAGTATTCTCTTCTGTGAAGAAGCTTGAGTTGAGTGTTGTTGGCATAGATAACAGTAGCCTTAGGTATCTGTTATCTTGTCTCCCATTGTTAGAAGAATTTGTAGTTGGGTTTTGCTTTGATTTCACAGAGCTACGTGTTTCATCTCCCAAACTCAAATCAATGGAACTGTCTATTTGTGATGATGATATACCCCAAAATGTCTTTATTGATTCTGTAAATCTTCAATCGTTCACTTACACCAAGGCCTTTAATGCTCAAGGACTTCTTAGATTTTCGAATTGTAAATTGTTAAAAACTTTGCAGATTGAGCGTACCAAAATCAGTACAGGGAATGCATTTGATGAGTACCTTTCTCAAATTCCCTTTCTTGAGAATTTAAAACTAAAGAGTTGTCAGATTAATGAGGGTGTTACTGTTCAAATCTCTCATTCCAATCTCAAGAGTTTGGTGGTGAGTGGATGCTTTCGGTTGTGTAAGGTTGAATGCAACACCCCCAACCTTCGATACTTCAAATATTCTGGTGGCATTCTTAAActctttaaatttaaatactGTTCCGGGTTACTCAATGCGAAGCTCGAGTTGTATACAGGTTCTTTTGATGGCACCGAATGGTTTTGGTTCATTAGGCTGAGAAACTTTCTAGAAATTTTCCGTGACTGTGAAGTATTGTCTATGGCTGTTCACTTAGAG GGATTTCCAGAAGAACTGAGAAATTATGATATGCTTCCTGATCCGTTTTATGAGTTGAAGCATTTGAAAATCACGAATAGCATGTTCCCAATTTCACAACAGGCCAATTTCTTCAATGCCTTTGTAGAGCTTTTCCCTTGTGTAGAAACCTTTTCTTTGAAGGCATTTGATTGTGAGCTCACCATTAAG TATGACGAAGATAGAGATTTTAATTTGAGCTGGATACCCTTTATTCGCGCCTCAACAAGCGATGAATATGATAAGAATTTTGAAGAAATGAAGGAGTGCATTGATACAATTGTGAAT TTGCTTAGCTGGACAGAGGAAAATTATTCAGAGGAGGAAAACTGTGCAGATGAATACTCTGAGATGGAT GTAGAAATATAG
- the LOC115696235 gene encoding F-box/FBD/LRR-repeat protein At5g53840 isoform X1: MNQSSPSSYLPEPVIQSILKLLSPKYAIRASLTSKLWRSAWITSPVFEFEEKSLPFKQADFYDYARRCLAVWSDHCDDRVNMEKLSVYSDVGTDGTFFPRFVELVSIATNRNVKIIELHNCSEDYHSHTILSTDSLWSLISDCKSLDVLSLKSFQLSLAITLPVFSSVKKLELSVVGIDNSSLRYLLSCLPLLEEFVVGFCFDFTELRVSSPKLKSMELSICDDDIPQNVFIDSVNLQSFTYTKAFNAQGLLRFSNCKLLKTLQIERTKISTGNAFDEYLSQIPFLENLKLKSCQINEGVTVQISHSNLKSLVVSGCFRLCKVECNTPNLRYFKYSGGILKLFKFKYCSGLLNAKLELYTGSFDGTEWFWFIRLRNFLEIFRDCEVLSMAVHLEGFPEELRNYDMLPDPFYELKHLKITNSMFPISQQANFFNAFVELFPCVETFSLKAFDCELTIKYDEDRDFNLSWIPFIRASTSDEYDKNFEEMKECIDTIVNLLSWTEENYSEEENCADEYSEMDVSSFGV, translated from the exons ATGAATCAATCTTCGCCGAGCTCGTACCTTCCGGAGCCAGTCATTCAAAGCATACTGAAACTTCTTTCTCCAAAATACGCAATTCGAGCTTCTCTGACCTCCAAGCTATGGCGATCGGCTTGGATTACATCTCCGGTCTTTGAATTTGAAGAGAAATCGTTACCTTTTAAACAAGCAGATTTCTACGACTATGCACGACGCTGTTTGGCAGTTTGGTCCGACCACTGCGATGACAGAGTCAATATGGAAAAGCTTTCCGTCTACTCCGACGTAGGCACCGACGGTACATTCTTTCCTCGATTTGTTGAATTGGTATCCATTGCAACGAATCGTAATGTTAAAATTATAGAACTCCATAACTGCTCTGAAGATTATCATAGTCATACGATCTTGTCTACTGATTCTTTATGGTCGTTAATTTCTGATTGTAAATCGCTCGACGTTTTGTCTTTGAAATCGTTTCAATTATCGCTTGCGATTACATTACCAGTATTCTCTTCTGTGAAGAAGCTTGAGTTGAGTGTTGTTGGCATAGATAACAGTAGCCTTAGGTATCTGTTATCTTGTCTCCCATTGTTAGAAGAATTTGTAGTTGGGTTTTGCTTTGATTTCACAGAGCTACGTGTTTCATCTCCCAAACTCAAATCAATGGAACTGTCTATTTGTGATGATGATATACCCCAAAATGTCTTTATTGATTCTGTAAATCTTCAATCGTTCACTTACACCAAGGCCTTTAATGCTCAAGGACTTCTTAGATTTTCGAATTGTAAATTGTTAAAAACTTTGCAGATTGAGCGTACCAAAATCAGTACAGGGAATGCATTTGATGAGTACCTTTCTCAAATTCCCTTTCTTGAGAATTTAAAACTAAAGAGTTGTCAGATTAATGAGGGTGTTACTGTTCAAATCTCTCATTCCAATCTCAAGAGTTTGGTGGTGAGTGGATGCTTTCGGTTGTGTAAGGTTGAATGCAACACCCCCAACCTTCGATACTTCAAATATTCTGGTGGCATTCTTAAActctttaaatttaaatactGTTCCGGGTTACTCAATGCGAAGCTCGAGTTGTATACAGGTTCTTTTGATGGCACCGAATGGTTTTGGTTCATTAGGCTGAGAAACTTTCTAGAAATTTTCCGTGACTGTGAAGTATTGTCTATGGCTGTTCACTTAGAG GGATTTCCAGAAGAACTGAGAAATTATGATATGCTTCCTGATCCGTTTTATGAGTTGAAGCATTTGAAAATCACGAATAGCATGTTCCCAATTTCACAACAGGCCAATTTCTTCAATGCCTTTGTAGAGCTTTTCCCTTGTGTAGAAACCTTTTCTTTGAAGGCATTTGATTGTGAGCTCACCATTAAG TATGACGAAGATAGAGATTTTAATTTGAGCTGGATACCCTTTATTCGCGCCTCAACAAGCGATGAATATGATAAGAATTTTGAAGAAATGAAGGAGTGCATTGATACAATTGTGAAT TTGCTTAGCTGGACAGAGGAAAATTATTCAGAGGAGGAAAACTGTGCAGATGAATACTCTGAGATGGATGTAAGTAGTTTTGGAGTCTGA
- the LOC115697009 gene encoding flotillin-like protein 4 has translation MYYKVAKASEYLVITGAGIDDVKLVKKAWILPGQSCTAFDLSPVNYTFEVQAMSAEKLPFVLPAIFTIGPRADDIKSLELYAKLMTTHDKLSHHVRELVQGVIEGETRVLAASMTMEQIFRGTKEFKREVFDKVQLELNQFGLVIYNANVKQLVDVPGHEYFSYLGQKTQMEAANQAKIDVSEAKMKGEIGSKLREGQTVQNAAKIDAETKILSTQRHGEGMKEEIRVRSEVKVFENAREAEVAEANAELAMKKAGLTKDAQLAEVEAAKAVALREAELQQMVEKMNALTMTEKLKAEFLSKASVEYETKVQEANWELYKKQKEAEAIFYEKQKEAEAKKAIAEAELYARQQAAEGELYAKKKEAEGLIALGSAQATYVTTLLQSLGGNYHALRDYLMINNGMFQDIAKINADAVRGLQPKISVWTNGNGNEGDHNNKAMKEVAGVYQMLPPLFKTVQEQTGMLPPSWMGTLSTDSPIDHSPNSHT, from the exons atgTATTATAAAGTTGCAAAGGCATCGGAGTACCTGGTAATCACCGGCGCCGGAATCGACGACGTAAAGCTAGTGAAAAAAGCATGGATTCTCCCAGGTCAATCTTGCACAGCCTTTGACCTCTCTCCGGTCAATTACACCTTCGAAGTCCAAGCCATGAGTGCCGAAAAGCTCCCCTTTGTCCTCCCGGCCATCTTCACCATCGGTCCACGTGCCGATGACATCAAGAGTCTCGAACTCTATGCCAAGCTCATGACAACTCACGACAAGCTCTCTCACCACGTGAGAGAGCTTGTCCAGGGAGTCATCGAGGGCGAGACTCGTGTTCTCGCTGCCTCGATGACTATGGAACAGATCTTTAGAGGTACTAAAGAGTTTAAAAGAGAGGTTTTCGATAAAGTTCAACTCGAACTTAATCAATTCGGGCTTGTGATTTACAATGCTAATGTGAAACAACTCGTTGATGTGCCCGGACACGAGTATTTCTCTTATTTAGGGCAAAAGACTCAGATGGAAGCGGCGAACCAGGCTAAGATTGATGTGTCTGAGGCTAAGATGAAAGGTGAGATTGGTTCTAAACTCAGAGAAGGTCAGACGGTTCAGAATGCCGCGAAAATTGATGCCGAGACGAAGATTTTGTCGACGCAAAGGCACGGTGAGGGTATGAAGGAGGAGATTAGGGTTAGGAGTGAAGTGAAGGTGTTTGAGAATGCGAGAGAGGCTGAGGTGGCTGAGGCTAATGCTGAGCTGGCTATGAAAAAGGCGGGTTTGACTAAGGATGCACAATTGGCGGAGGTCGAGGCGGCCAAGGCGGTGGCACTAAGGGAGGCTGAGCTACAACAAATGGTGGAGAAAATGAATGCTTTGACAATGACTGAGAAGCTCAAGGCTGAGTTCCTTAGCAAAGCTAGTGTTGAATATGAGACTAAG gtACAAGAAGCAAATTGGGAGCTGTACAAGAAGCAAAAAGAAGCAGAAGCAATTTTTTACGAAAAGCAGAAAGAGGCAGAGGCGAAAAAGGCGATAGCCGAAGCCGAGCTATACGCACGGCAACAAGCGGCGGAAGGAGAATTGTATGCAAAGAAGAAAGAGGCAGAGGGACTCATTGCTTTGGGTTCAGCTCAAGCCACATATGTAACCACTCTTCTACAATCTCTTGGAGGTAACTACCATGCTTTGAGAGACTATCTCATGATTAACAATGGTATGTTTCAAGACATTGCCAAGATCAATGCTGATGCTGTTCGTGGTCTTCAACCCAAGATTAGTGTCTGGACTAACGGTAACGGTAATGAAGGAGATCATAATAATAAGGCTATGAAAGAGGTTGCTGGAGTTTATCAAATGTTACCGCCGTTATTTAAGACAGTTCAAGAACAGACTGGAATGTTGCCACCTTCTTGGATGGGAACCTTGTCCACTGATTCTCCTATTGATCACTCACCCAATTCTCACACTTAA